The nucleotide window GCTCATAATAAATAGAAGCTCCATTGATTCCCGGATCTGAAAATGCGAGTTCAATTTCTCTCAAATAGTTGTCGTCACAGGTTGAATCCGCATCAAAACCTACAATGATGCCTTCAGCATAATCATAGGTATTAAAACGTGCTACTGCCTCATCCATTCCTGTTTTTCGGGCAAAACCCACACCGGCATTTTTTACAGGGAGATCGGGAATATAAATTATTTCAAAGATAAGATGCTCCGAATTATGTTGATCGGCCCAACAACGGGCTTCATGCAAGCTTTTTTCATTTTGTTGCCTTGCTTCGGAGGATGCATTTTCAGGATGGTTGATCACCACAATTACTTCCGTATTGGCTTCAGGTCGTTTGCACCTATATAATGATCCCAGCGATTCAAGCAGATTAGGTTCATTATAACATGGAATAATAACAATTATCCCCGGCTTCCGCTTTGAACCGGGGATAAACAACGAGGAAAAATGATTATGTTTAAGATACTCTTCAGCGAATGGCATCCGATTATTTGCTGTGATTACTGTTTTTCCATATTCCTGTCCTGACGGGGTCGAGCCATCGGACCTGCATGCATTGATTGGCGGGGAGAATCATTTTTGCGATCGAATTGTTTTCTATCCGGACCATGACCATGCATCATGCCTTTACCCCCTCCCTGGGCATCAAAGATGATACGCTGTTCCTCCGTCAGTAAATTCCGTATATTTTGACGGTCAGCTGCGTCGGCTTTCATATTCTTGGCTTGTAAAGCGGTTATTTCATCAATTGTTTTGTTGATCTCCTTCATATCTGCTTTATCAGCGGTCTGTAATACTTCCAGCCTCGCCTTTTTTTCTTTGATCTGATTCTGTATTTGTGTACGCTCTTTCA belongs to Bacteroidales bacterium and includes:
- a CDS encoding glycosyltransferase family 2 protein, with translation MPFAEEYLKHNHFSSLFIPGSKRKPGIIVIIPCYNEPNLLESLGSLYRCKRPEANTEVIVVINHPENASSEARQQNEKSLHEARCWADQHNSEHLIFEIIYIPDLPVKNAGVGFARKTGMDEAVARFNTYDYAEGIIVGFDADSTCDDNYLREIELAFSDPGINGASIYYE
- a CDS encoding periplasmic heavy metal sensor, coding for MKIKLLMAVAIIAVSGITLSAQPNTSLNGSDKPQEIRRERNAENFPSPLKLTDEQRQEMQKIRMERMKERTQIQNQIKEKKARLEVLQTADKADMKEINKTIDEITALQAKNMKADAADRQNIRNLLTEEQRIIFDAQGGGKGMMHGHGPDRKQFDRKNDSPRQSMHAGPMARPRQDRNMEKQ